One Peribacillus simplex NBRC 15720 = DSM 1321 genomic region harbors:
- a CDS encoding response regulator transcription factor: MKVLIADDEKDMLKILKAYFEREGFHVFLAEDGEEALTIFYSNKINLAILDWMMPKANGLQVCKEIKSNSDTKVLMLTAKSENEDELAALKIGADDYVRKPFHPGILLTRAKKLLRKEKIVQLKDIKIDLEAKKIYKKEKNLNATKTEFELLRCFLNHKGSILTRKKLLDIVWGFDYFGEERTVDTHIRRLRDKIGEGVIKTHRGLGYSLEEEDE, encoded by the coding sequence ATGAAAGTACTAATCGCAGATGATGAAAAAGATATGTTGAAAATTTTAAAGGCTTATTTTGAGAGAGAAGGATTTCATGTTTTTCTAGCTGAAGATGGAGAAGAGGCACTGACTATTTTTTATAGTAACAAAATCAATTTAGCTATATTGGATTGGATGATGCCTAAGGCAAATGGTTTGCAAGTTTGTAAAGAAATAAAAAGTAATAGTGACACAAAAGTATTAATGCTCACGGCGAAAAGTGAAAATGAAGATGAGTTAGCAGCGTTAAAGATTGGAGCAGATGATTACGTAAGGAAACCTTTCCATCCAGGAATTCTATTAACAAGAGCAAAGAAACTTCTTCGTAAAGAGAAGATCGTTCAATTAAAAGACATAAAAATTGACTTAGAAGCAAAAAAAATTTATAAAAAGGAAAAAAATTTGAATGCGACAAAAACGGAATTTGAACTTTTGAGATGCTTTCTAAATCATAAAGGGAGTATACTAACACGAAAAAAACTCCTTGATATCGTCTGGGGATTTGATTACTTTGGGGAAGAAAGAACGGTTGATACACATATAAGAAGGCTAAGAGACAAAATCGGAGAAGGCGTGATCAAAACTCATAGAGGGTTGGGATATAGTTTGGAGGAAGAAGATGAATAA
- a CDS encoding polysaccharide biosynthesis protein codes for MNNSTFLITGGTGSWGLEIVKQIFDHNPKEIRIFSRNETRQVEMQQQFANDDRFKFIIGDIRDKEELMQACEGVDYVFHLAALKHVPVCEYQPFEAIKTNVLGTQNVIEAAIENDVKKVIYVSTDKVADPSNTYGITKALGEKLIIHANLKETNTKFICVRSGNVLGSSGSVIPIFKNQIKQFSQIGITDLGMTRFFLSIEDAVQLLFKATNNGKGGETYVMNMPSIKIADLAKVLIESSGKKNIEIKEIGVRPGEKLNETLFTECESSRTVYFDNDYFVVLPSTPMPGLQEHYTSSTPVNLKEYSSATKQISNSEVEQMLMKGGFLSWNEN; via the coding sequence TTGAATAATAGTACATTTTTAATTACAGGTGGTACAGGATCATGGGGTCTTGAAATTGTGAAACAGATTTTTGATCATAATCCGAAAGAAATTCGTATTTTTTCACGGAATGAAACAAGACAAGTTGAGATGCAACAACAATTTGCTAATGATGATAGATTCAAGTTCATTATCGGTGACATCCGTGATAAGGAAGAACTTATGCAAGCATGTGAGGGTGTCGATTATGTTTTTCATCTGGCTGCATTAAAACATGTGCCTGTTTGTGAATATCAACCTTTTGAAGCCATAAAGACAAATGTACTTGGTACGCAAAATGTGATCGAAGCAGCCATTGAAAACGATGTAAAAAAAGTCATATACGTTTCAACTGATAAAGTTGCGGATCCTTCAAATACTTACGGAATCACGAAGGCTCTTGGAGAAAAGCTAATTATTCATGCAAATTTAAAAGAAACAAACACTAAATTTATTTGTGTAAGAAGTGGTAATGTTCTCGGATCCAGTGGCAGCGTTATTCCTATTTTCAAAAATCAAATAAAACAATTTTCACAAATAGGTATTACTGATCTAGGTATGACACGTTTTTTCTTATCGATTGAAGATGCCGTTCAATTATTGTTTAAGGCAACAAATAACGGTAAAGGTGGAGAAACATATGTTATGAACATGCCTTCTATAAAGATAGCTGATCTAGCCAAAGTGTTAATTGAATCATCAGGTAAAAAAAATATTGAAATAAAGGAAATAGGTGTTCGTCCAGGGGAAAAATTGAATGAAACACTCTTTACCGAATGTGAAAGCAGCCGAACTGTATATTTTGATAATGATTATTTTGTAGTCCTGCCTTCTACTCCTATGCCAGGACTTCAAGAACATTATACTAGCAGTACGCCGGTAAACCTGAAGGAATATAGTTCTGCTACAAAGCAAATTTCAAATAGCGAAGTGGAACAAATGTTAATGAAAGGAGGTTTTCTGTCGTGGAACGAAAACTGA
- a CDS encoding GerAB/ArcD/ProY family transporter encodes MSQADGKILSGELASIISCAMLGVGMLTLPRTITEKVNSSDGWIVLILNGFIIALLICLLVVMLKKHKVISYFTYMEEAYGKWLSKIIGLIVVFYFIGVASFEVLAMSEMVRFYLFGGYAG; translated from the coding sequence TTGAGCCAAGCAGACGGCAAAATTCTTAGCGGGGAATTGGCCTCGATCATTTCATGCGCCATGTTAGGAGTTGGGATGCTTACGCTTCCAAGGACGATAACGGAAAAAGTTAATTCATCCGATGGATGGATCGTCTTGATTCTAAATGGGTTCATTATTGCCCTTTTAATATGCCTATTGGTTGTAATGTTAAAAAAACATAAAGTTATAAGCTATTTCACATACATGGAGGAGGCATATGGAAAGTGGCTCTCCAAAATTATTGGATTGATCGTGGTGTTTTACTTTATAGGAGTGGCCAGCTTTGAAGTGCTTGCCATGAGTGAAATGGTCCGATTTTATTTGTTTGGAGGATACGCCGGTTGA
- a CDS encoding glycoside hydrolase: MIKWGDPDIRESKNSPYYVGGYWSQEGTAPDRYSKQIPIKELYKHIYLDPAYSLPLFKLRIGDHNPSLRMVKFENQRYGR, encoded by the coding sequence GTGATTAAGTGGGGAGACCCGGACATTAGAGAAAGTAAAAATAGTCCGTATTATGTTGGAGGGTACTGGTCCCAAGAAGGAACAGCTCCTGACAGGTACAGTAAACAGATTCCGATCAAAGAGTTATATAAACATATCTATCTCGATCCAGCTTATTCTCTTCCTCTATTTAAATTACGAATCGGTGATCACAACCCATCATTGAGAATGGTGAAGTTTGAAAATCAAAGATATGGTCGGTGA
- a CDS encoding spore germination protein, whose translation MTHLIKLTSMGHPYLEPIYPFRMQDWKDSFPASF comes from the coding sequence ATGACCCACCTTATCAAATTAACGTCAATGGGACACCCGTACCTAGAACCGATATACCCATTTCGTATGCAAGATTGGAAAGATAGCTTTCCGGCTTCCTTTTAA
- a CDS encoding spore germination protein — protein MNYPAFNDIVLDLSATQVESRHPVSIEKLVISKICAVREQDVETYEKVIEHIFDGKTLLFIDGMANGYVLNLEKEKIRTLSEPSTERVVRGPKLGFIESLQENIGLIRQYSNHPNLIVKQQKLGTLEKREVALIYYEGKASDSLLKEVNNRINGVKATDLQDSGMLEELIDTSFSPFPQIQNTERPDKVLAALQEGRVVIMVDGSPFALMAPTTITMLLQSPDDYYERWVAGSFLRVLRYFSLFITVFLSGIYISLVSFNPGLLPTELAMTIAGTRENVPFPPFVEAIIMELTIELLREAGIRLPAPIGQTVGLVGGVIIGQAAVQANIVSSLMVIIVAITTITSFTVPQYSFGLAFRALRFGAMIFSAVLGLYGTTLFFIIVISHLSKLTSFQEPYFQPTDFIGKKTWKDAFLRLPKRKKGGNFLEPSRRQNS, from the coding sequence ATGAATTATCCAGCATTCAATGATATAGTCCTAGATTTATCCGCTACGCAGGTCGAATCAAGGCACCCGGTTTCCATCGAGAAGCTGGTCATTTCCAAAATCTGTGCAGTCAGGGAACAAGATGTTGAAACATATGAAAAAGTCATAGAGCATATTTTTGACGGAAAAACACTTTTATTTATAGATGGAATGGCAAATGGTTATGTTTTGAATCTGGAAAAGGAGAAAATTCGTACACTGAGTGAACCTTCGACAGAGAGGGTTGTCCGTGGACCGAAGCTTGGGTTTATCGAAAGTCTCCAGGAAAATATCGGATTAATTAGACAATATTCAAACCATCCCAACCTAATCGTCAAACAACAGAAGTTAGGGACGCTTGAAAAACGGGAAGTTGCATTAATCTATTATGAAGGAAAAGCAAGCGATTCTTTGTTAAAAGAAGTGAATAATCGGATAAATGGAGTAAAAGCTACCGATCTCCAAGACTCGGGGATGCTTGAAGAATTAATTGATACTTCGTTTAGCCCTTTCCCACAGATCCAGAATACCGAGCGTCCGGATAAAGTATTGGCGGCACTGCAGGAGGGAAGGGTGGTCATCATGGTTGACGGCTCTCCATTTGCGTTGATGGCACCTACGACGATCACGATGCTGCTGCAGTCACCTGATGATTATTATGAAAGGTGGGTCGCGGGTTCTTTTCTACGTGTCCTTCGTTACTTTTCTTTATTTATTACCGTTTTTCTTTCAGGAATTTATATCTCCTTGGTTTCGTTCAACCCTGGATTGCTGCCGACGGAACTAGCGATGACCATCGCTGGTACAAGGGAGAACGTACCATTTCCGCCTTTTGTTGAAGCGATCATCATGGAATTGACGATTGAACTGCTTCGTGAAGCAGGAATTCGGCTCCCAGCGCCCATTGGGCAAACGGTTGGATTGGTTGGTGGTGTCATTATTGGACAAGCAGCCGTTCAAGCGAATATTGTGAGTTCCCTCATGGTCATAATCGTAGCGATTACGACGATTACCTCTTTTACGGTACCACAATATAGCTTTGGACTGGCATTCAGGGCATTAAGGTTCGGGGCGATGATTTTTTCCGCCGTTCTAGGTCTATATGGAACCACTTTATTCTTTATCATCGTTATCAGCCATTTGTCGAAATTGACTAGCTTTCAAGAACCTTATTTTCAACCAACGGATTTTATCGGTAAAAAGACTTGGAAGGACGCGTTTCTCCGGTTACCGAAGCGGAAAAAAGGGGGGAACTTTCTTGAGCCAAGCAGACGGCAAAATTCTTAG
- a CDS encoding undecaprenyldiphospho-muramoylpentapeptide beta-N-acetylglucosaminyltransferase: protein MKKSIVFTGGGSAGHVMVNLVLIPKFIQAGWDVHYIGSENGIEKQLMTSIPSVQYYSVSTGKLRRYFDWNNVKDPFKVIKGIFQSYRLFRKVKANVVFSAGGFVAVPVVLGGWLNKVPIVIREPDRTLGLANKLSLPFATKVCTTFPDTGQDLKTNKTIHIGGIIRDELKKGHYTGGQSYCGFTEEKPVLLVMGGSQGAQRINETVRSCLDKLLTDFQIVHICGKEKVDPSIQVRGYQQFEYINEELSDIMAMTDFVVSRAGSTAIFELLSLQKPMLLIPLSNGASRGEQVLNAQSFQNAGYAEVLLQENLNNDTFIDAIYMLYQNREKYIGNMKKNKDNQAIDKLIDLIKKVADRSFWLRKFL from the coding sequence TTGAAAAAAAGTATTGTTTTTACTGGAGGGGGATCTGCTGGCCATGTAATGGTCAATCTAGTGCTGATCCCGAAGTTTATTCAGGCAGGTTGGGATGTTCATTACATTGGCTCTGAGAACGGAATCGAGAAACAATTAATGACAAGTATCCCCTCCGTTCAATATTATAGTGTTTCAACTGGGAAGTTAAGGCGCTATTTTGATTGGAATAATGTGAAAGATCCCTTTAAAGTAATCAAAGGAATCTTCCAATCGTATCGGTTATTTAGGAAGGTAAAAGCTAATGTTGTATTTTCTGCAGGAGGATTTGTAGCTGTACCTGTCGTTTTAGGGGGATGGTTAAACAAAGTTCCAATCGTGATTCGTGAACCTGATCGAACACTAGGACTTGCCAACAAACTATCTCTTCCTTTTGCAACAAAAGTATGCACGACTTTTCCTGATACTGGACAAGACCTAAAGACCAATAAGACAATTCATATCGGAGGTATTATTAGAGATGAATTGAAAAAAGGCCATTACACTGGGGGGCAGTCCTATTGTGGATTTACAGAAGAGAAACCCGTGTTGCTAGTTATGGGTGGAAGTCAGGGCGCGCAACGTATTAATGAAACTGTCAGATCATGTTTAGATAAATTACTAACAGATTTTCAAATTGTACACATTTGTGGTAAAGAAAAAGTCGATCCATCAATTCAGGTAAGAGGCTATCAACAATTTGAATATATCAACGAAGAATTATCTGATATCATGGCTATGACCGATTTTGTGGTTTCAAGGGCAGGTTCAACAGCTATTTTTGAATTATTGTCTTTGCAAAAGCCAATGCTTCTTATTCCACTTTCCAATGGTGCCAGCAGGGGAGAGCAAGTCTTAAATGCTCAATCTTTTCAAAATGCTGGATATGCAGAAGTACTTCTACAAGAGAATTTGAACAATGATACATTTATCGATGCGATATACATGTTATATCAAAATCGTGAAAAATACATCGGAAATATGAAAAAGAATAAAGATAACCAGGCAATAGATAAGCTAATCGATTTAATTAAGAAAGTGGCTGATAGAAGTTTTTGGCTCAGGAAATTTTTATAA
- a CDS encoding Ger(x)C family spore germination C-terminal domain-containing protein yields the protein MVTKVRTGDMFIFKTLVQHHRRGVYKFKLKDKKRSDIVVESIRSGSSYEVSESESSPSITIKIKIKGQIKESMRSDNLTNRKMIKKIEKDMEDDLTRHANRLIKDFQKKSLDPIGLKEKYHAKNKKLTYEHWKKIYPKMDINIETTVNIIQTGVSE from the coding sequence ATGGTCACGAAAGTTCGAACGGGTGATATGTTCATTTTTAAGACATTAGTTCAACATCATAGGCGGGGAGTATACAAATTCAAATTAAAAGACAAGAAGAGAAGCGATATCGTAGTGGAAAGTATCCGAAGCGGTTCAAGTTATGAAGTATCCGAATCAGAGAGTAGTCCCTCGATCACGATTAAGATCAAAATTAAAGGACAGATCAAGGAATCCATGCGAAGTGACAACCTTACCAATAGAAAGATGATAAAAAAAATTGAAAAGGATATGGAAGATGATTTAACCAGGCACGCAAACCGTCTTATTAAAGATTTTCAGAAAAAATCCCTTGACCCGATTGGCTTAAAGGAAAAATATCACGCCAAAAATAAAAAATTGACCTATGAACATTGGAAAAAGATTTATCCGAAGATGGACATTAATATAGAAACTACAGTTAACATCATCCAAACCGGGGTCTCTGAATAA
- a CDS encoding LCP family protein — translation MENSKSEKQIKWRKFTFIGMVLLLLIGGSFGYSIYRVVAKSVDHIYKPLHGESSKQQPLSTHDPITILLLGVDERSGDVGRSDSMIVITVNPETKKTAMVSIPRDTRAFIPIKNTYNKINAAYAYGGIEGSVKAVEQFLNIPINYYVKVNMEGFKDIVDAVGGVTVNNTFDFTLEGVHIQKGKQHIDGKVALVYARMRKEDPHGDFGRQQRQREVIEQVIHEGSQLTSLANYQKILKALEKNVQTNLTMDQMIAIQHSYKSAANHIKQIEIPGDGGMYGDIWYYIVSDETRTTLSNELRQLLNIPKVNLMKESSNN, via the coding sequence ATGGAAAATTCAAAAAGTGAAAAACAAATAAAATGGAGAAAATTCACCTTTATTGGAATGGTCTTGTTGTTACTAATCGGCGGTTCATTCGGTTACAGTATTTATCGTGTAGTTGCAAAATCGGTAGATCATATATATAAACCATTGCATGGTGAATCTAGTAAGCAGCAACCACTCAGTACACACGATCCAATAACTATCCTATTGCTAGGTGTCGATGAACGATCTGGTGATGTCGGTCGGTCAGACTCAATGATTGTCATCACTGTTAATCCGGAAACAAAAAAAACAGCAATGGTGAGCATTCCTCGTGATACAAGAGCATTCATTCCTATAAAAAATACGTATAACAAAATAAATGCTGCTTATGCATATGGTGGAATTGAAGGGTCTGTCAAAGCAGTAGAACAGTTCTTAAATATACCTATCAATTATTATGTAAAAGTGAATATGGAAGGATTTAAGGATATCGTCGATGCGGTTGGCGGTGTTACAGTGAATAATACGTTTGATTTTACCCTTGAAGGAGTGCACATACAGAAAGGAAAACAACATATCGATGGCAAAGTGGCTCTTGTATATGCTCGGATGAGAAAAGAAGATCCACACGGTGACTTTGGTAGGCAACAGCGACAACGTGAGGTCATTGAGCAAGTCATTCATGAAGGGTCCCAATTAACTTCATTAGCTAACTATCAAAAGATATTAAAAGCACTGGAAAAAAATGTTCAAACCAATTTAACAATGGATCAAATGATTGCTATACAACACTCCTATAAAAGCGCTGCTAATCATATTAAACAAATAGAGATCCCAGGTGATGGAGGGATGTATGGTGATATATGGTATTATATAGTGAGTGATGAAACAAGAACGACATTATCCAACGAGCTTCGCCAACTATTGAATATACCTAAGGTAAATTTAATGAAAGAATCGAGTAACAATTAG
- a CDS encoding sensor histidine kinase, whose product MNKLGRKLSLSISLAVIVIFSITILLTQYFLPKYYLHKTKERLEQVSNEIKKMDKTTFIHSKETIENKYGITIVYEPINSNVDELNEVVFRQLYKKRITLNKFWITEETLQKLAEGKKVNKIYDQGKLKSSFFASFMQRDDMLVLVGNSIVHFSDTAKIVNEFNLYMLLFSIILIIALVWILSKKITTPLKELKDVSKDISELKFETVHIKTNDEIEELANSINLMSDKLNKAHQDLKRKNVNLKIVMSDLTHELKTPLSLIKAYCVGIKDGLDDGTYIDTIIKQTDNISKVIEDLLNFSKIERDEIEKTTFDLIDLFHSCLVKHKIEIETKEIDVRISNSHLHQLFVWADKEKIEIVFNNLISNAIKYTEDHKIEIEFEDLEQEIVFQIKNGTNVQQTEKIEKIWEPFYVLEASRNKKASGTGLGLAIVKSILIRHHFKHGASIFNNQIQFYICFQKNPFNH is encoded by the coding sequence ATGAATAAGCTTGGAAGAAAGCTATCCCTAAGCATCTCCTTAGCAGTAATCGTCATTTTTTCTATCACAATCTTGCTTACTCAATATTTTTTGCCTAAATATTACTTGCATAAAACAAAAGAGAGGTTAGAGCAAGTTTCTAATGAGATAAAAAAAATGGATAAGACTACATTTATTCATTCCAAAGAAACTATTGAAAATAAATATGGAATAACCATTGTTTACGAGCCTATTAATAGTAATGTAGATGAATTAAATGAAGTAGTATTTCGTCAACTATACAAAAAACGAATCACATTAAATAAATTTTGGATTACAGAAGAAACACTTCAAAAATTGGCAGAAGGAAAAAAAGTGAATAAAATATATGACCAGGGAAAGTTAAAATCAAGCTTTTTTGCCAGTTTTATGCAAAGAGACGATATGCTCGTGTTAGTCGGCAATTCCATTGTACATTTTAGTGATACGGCAAAAATCGTCAATGAATTTAATTTATATATGTTGCTATTTTCTATTATCCTCATCATTGCGTTAGTCTGGATATTGTCAAAAAAGATAACCACTCCGTTGAAAGAGTTAAAAGATGTTTCTAAAGATATTTCAGAATTAAAATTTGAAACTGTTCATATCAAAACAAATGATGAAATTGAGGAGCTTGCCAACAGCATTAATTTGATGAGTGATAAGCTTAATAAGGCTCATCAAGACTTAAAACGAAAAAATGTGAACTTAAAAATAGTTATGTCTGATCTTACGCATGAACTGAAAACACCGTTGTCTTTAATAAAAGCATATTGTGTAGGAATCAAAGATGGGCTAGACGACGGTACTTATATTGACACGATTATAAAACAAACAGATAATATTTCCAAAGTAATAGAGGATTTATTAAACTTTTCAAAAATTGAAAGAGATGAGATTGAAAAGACCACTTTTGATCTTATCGACTTATTTCATTCATGCCTTGTAAAACATAAAATTGAGATCGAAACAAAAGAAATAGATGTTAGAATTTCTAATTCTCATTTACATCAATTATTTGTGTGGGCGGATAAAGAGAAGATCGAGATAGTGTTTAACAATTTAATAAGTAATGCGATTAAATATACAGAAGATCATAAAATTGAAATTGAATTTGAGGATTTAGAACAAGAAATCGTATTTCAAATTAAGAACGGCACAAATGTACAACAAACAGAAAAGATTGAGAAAATTTGGGAGCCATTTTATGTATTAGAAGCATCTAGAAACAAAAAAGCCTCTGGCACAGGCTTAGGGCTTGCTATTGTTAAATCCATTCTTATTCGTCATCATTTTAAACATGGAGCCTCGATTTTCAATAATCAGATACAATTCTATATTTGTTTTCAAAAGAACCCTTTCAATCATTAG
- a CDS encoding NUDIX hydrolase, which produces MGYVGELRKAVGHRPVILVGAVVILIDKDNGVLLQQRKEPEGLWGIPGGLMELGESTENTAKRELYEETGLLVDNLTLVGVFSGKEYFVKLQNGDEFYAVTVVYTSKDYKGELLVSDTESLDLRFFKLDAIPEDMMDSHKDIFHSFLKKTETLLFEF; this is translated from the coding sequence ATGGGGTATGTTGGCGAATTAAGGAAAGCTGTAGGACATCGACCAGTTATTTTGGTTGGCGCGGTTGTGATTCTAATTGATAAAGATAATGGTGTTCTATTACAACAACGTAAAGAACCGGAGGGTTTATGGGGCATTCCTGGCGGTTTAATGGAGCTGGGAGAATCAACTGAAAATACAGCAAAAAGAGAATTGTATGAGGAAACCGGACTTCTTGTAGATAATCTCACCTTAGTTGGTGTATTTTCTGGAAAAGAATACTTTGTGAAATTGCAAAATGGAGACGAGTTTTATGCTGTAACAGTTGTTTATACTTCGAAAGATTATAAAGGAGAATTGTTAGTATCCGATACAGAATCTTTAGATTTACGTTTTTTTAAGTTGGATGCAATCCCAGAAGATATGATGGACTCACATAAAGACATTTTCCATAGTTTCTTAAAAAAAACGGAAACTTTATTATTTGAATTTTAA
- a CDS encoding DUF3888 domain-containing protein, translating into MKKKFSLLIILCFILFLAPNFSKATEIPQDVLEKALIKLLQEPISLVVGADWFRGNEKILEIKQDEENIDIFYVTVQVVSFQGPHTPPYMEEIITFKIVGYKIKPTDYFNRVIPENEWNNFHLH; encoded by the coding sequence ATGAAAAAGAAGTTTTCATTATTAATCATTTTATGTTTTATTTTATTCTTAGCTCCCAATTTTTCAAAAGCTACGGAAATACCTCAAGACGTGTTAGAAAAAGCATTAATTAAGCTATTACAGGAACCAATTAGTTTGGTAGTAGGGGCAGATTGGTTTAGAGGTAATGAGAAAATATTAGAAATAAAACAAGACGAAGAGAACATTGATATATTTTACGTTACAGTGCAAGTAGTAAGTTTCCAAGGTCCGCATACCCCACCATATATGGAAGAGATAATAACGTTTAAAATTGTAGGCTATAAAATCAAACCAACAGATTACTTCAACAGAGTTATCCCAGAAAATGAGTGGAATAATTTCCATTTGCATTGA
- a CDS encoding D-alanyl-D-alanine carboxypeptidase family protein, protein MSNSSSGSSTATVTYTSTANLNVRTGPSTANKIIATVKQGTKLTVTGKNANGWLKVSLNGQTGYVSSKYVKVSNPTSDAIQVVAKPESIPVLVNKKNKLPENYVPKDLVYTSIPFTFKEKTEKRKMRSEAAAAISKLFAESKKQGVSLLGVSAYRSHATQVALFDYYVKRDGYAKAITYSALPGTSEHETGLAIDVTGGNGKCAAQDCFGGTKEAKWLQAHADDYGFIIRYPKGKESVTGYKYEPWHLRYVGKSIAQTIMSHGITLEEYYYTRAVQN, encoded by the coding sequence ATATCAAACTCTTCATCTGGCTCTAGTACAGCAACAGTAACCTATACATCAACTGCTAACCTGAATGTCCGTACAGGTCCTTCTACTGCTAATAAAATTATAGCAACAGTTAAACAGGGCACAAAGCTAACGGTTACTGGAAAAAATGCGAATGGATGGCTAAAGGTTAGCTTAAACGGTCAAACAGGTTATGTTAGTAGTAAATATGTAAAGGTATCCAATCCTACATCTGACGCCATTCAGGTTGTTGCAAAGCCTGAAAGTATTCCAGTGCTAGTCAATAAAAAAAATAAGCTACCAGAAAACTATGTACCAAAAGACTTAGTATATACGTCGATACCGTTTACTTTTAAAGAAAAGACAGAAAAGAGAAAAATGCGAAGTGAAGCAGCTGCTGCCATTAGCAAATTATTTGCGGAATCCAAGAAGCAGGGAGTAAGTCTTCTCGGTGTATCTGCATACAGATCACATGCTACACAAGTTGCTCTATTTGATTATTATGTAAAAAGGGATGGTTATGCCAAAGCAATCACATACAGTGCATTACCTGGAACAAGTGAGCATGAAACAGGTCTTGCTATTGATGTGACAGGAGGAAATGGTAAATGCGCGGCACAGGATTGCTTTGGAGGTACTAAAGAAGCAAAATGGCTACAGGCACATGCAGATGATTATGGATTTATTATCCGATACCCTAAAGGAAAAGAATCAGTTACTGGTTATAAGTATGAACCATGGCATCTTCGATATGTAGGCAAATCAATAGCTCAAACTATTATGAGCCACGGAATTACTCTTGAAGAATATTATTATACTAGAGCCGTACAAAACTAA
- a CDS encoding glycoside hydrolase: MVGDRMIYEFLYNVPPLYHLNKQEWTKNNETIVHYYFLFKGMVPLSSKSYSKTDDRI; the protein is encoded by the coding sequence ATGGTCGGTGACAGAATGATATATGAATTTTTATATAATGTGCCACCGTTATACCATCTGAATAAGCAAGAATGGACGAAAAATAATGAAACTATTGTTCACTATTATTTCCTATTTAAAGGAATGGTCCCCCTTTCATCAAAAAGCTATAGCAAAACAGATGACAGGATTTAA